The following coding sequences lie in one Amycolatopsis cihanbeyliensis genomic window:
- a CDS encoding FAD-binding oxidoreductase, whose amino-acid sequence MSDLLDHRVRHAWTPGGAAAVHLPPKAVRRLAERIGPLRAGAAVARESDLAVPESALPPAASADLAEVVGAEHVLTDRVARLGRCGGLSYLDLLRRRLPGELPVPDAVLLPGDPEQVQRVLEACARHDLAVVPFGGGTSVVGGVTAARGGKHAVVVLDLRRLNRLVSVDPVSRLAVFQAGVRGPEAERLLAAHGLTLGHVPQSFERATIGGFAATRSAGQASAGYGRFEDMVEGVRLATPRGEWRLGVAPASAAGPDLRELAVGSEGALGVLTEVTVRVRPLPAVERFEGFVLDGWERGTAAVRELAQAGALADVTRLSDADETEISLTLKGGGRTALLRRYLRARGVAEPCLLVLGWHGGTRREIGGRRARTVRMLRAAGAVRLGRSAGEAWRAGRFAGPRQRDALLDLGLCVETLETATHWSTLSRLRTEVRAALVDSLRAPGRSPVVMCHVSHAYETGASLYFTVLLPRDDADPVGQWVRAKRAACQAIAGSGSPLGTISHHHAVGADHAPYLAGEIGEIGISVLAAAKRAVDPTGILNPGTLLREQ is encoded by the coding sequence GTGAGCGACCTTCTTGACCACCGAGTTCGGCATGCCTGGACCCCGGGCGGTGCCGCCGCGGTACACCTGCCGCCGAAGGCCGTGCGCAGGCTGGCCGAGCGTATCGGCCCGTTGCGGGCCGGCGCAGCCGTCGCGCGGGAGTCGGACCTCGCCGTGCCCGAGTCGGCGCTGCCACCCGCGGCGAGTGCCGACCTGGCCGAGGTGGTCGGCGCGGAGCACGTGCTGACCGACCGCGTGGCCAGGCTCGGCCGCTGCGGCGGGCTCTCCTATCTCGATCTGCTGCGCAGGCGGTTGCCGGGAGAGCTGCCGGTCCCCGACGCCGTGCTGCTGCCCGGCGATCCGGAACAGGTACAGCGGGTGCTCGAGGCCTGTGCCCGTCACGACCTCGCGGTGGTGCCGTTCGGTGGCGGGACCTCCGTGGTCGGCGGCGTCACCGCGGCGCGGGGCGGCAAGCACGCGGTGGTCGTGCTCGACCTGCGGCGGCTGAACCGGCTGGTCTCGGTGGATCCGGTGTCCCGGCTGGCGGTGTTCCAGGCCGGTGTGCGTGGCCCGGAGGCCGAGCGGCTGCTGGCGGCGCACGGGCTGACCCTCGGGCACGTGCCGCAGTCCTTCGAGCGCGCCACCATCGGCGGGTTCGCGGCCACCCGCTCCGCGGGGCAGGCCTCGGCGGGTTACGGCCGGTTCGAGGACATGGTGGAGGGGGTGCGCCTGGCCACCCCGCGCGGTGAGTGGCGGCTCGGCGTCGCGCCCGCCTCGGCGGCCGGGCCGGACCTGCGGGAGCTGGCGGTCGGTAGCGAGGGCGCTCTGGGGGTGCTCACCGAGGTCACCGTGCGGGTGCGACCGCTGCCCGCCGTGGAACGGTTCGAGGGCTTCGTGCTGGACGGTTGGGAGCGCGGCACCGCGGCGGTACGCGAGCTGGCGCAGGCCGGGGCGCTCGCCGACGTCACCCGGTTGTCCGACGCGGACGAGACGGAGATCTCGCTGACCCTGAAGGGCGGAGGGCGGACCGCGCTGCTGCGCCGCTACCTGCGCGCCAGGGGGGTGGCCGAGCCCTGCCTGCTGGTACTCGGCTGGCACGGCGGCACGCGGCGGGAGATCGGCGGCCGCCGCGCGCGGACCGTGCGGATGCTGCGCGCGGCGGGCGCGGTGCGGCTGGGCCGCTCGGCGGGTGAGGCCTGGCGCGCGGGGCGGTTCGCCGGGCCACGGCAGCGGGACGCCCTGCTCGACCTCGGCCTGTGCGTGGAGACGCTGGAGACGGCGACGCACTGGTCCACCCTGAGCAGGCTGCGTACCGAGGTGCGTGCGGCGCTGGTGGACTCGCTGCGCGCGCCGGGCCGCTCACCGGTGGTCATGTGCCACGTGTCGCATGCCTACGAAACCGGGGCCTCGCTGTACTTCACGGTTCTCCTTCCGCGGGATGACGCCGACCCGGTCGGCCAGTGGGTCCGGGCGAAACGGGCCGCCTGCCAAGCGATCGCCGGATCGGGAAGTCCACTGGGGACGATCTCGCACCACCACGCGGTCGGCGCGGACCACGCGCCCTACCTGGCGGGGGAGATCGGTGAGATCGGGATCTCGGTGCTGGCAGCCGCCAAGCGGGCCGTGGATCCCACCGGCATCCTCAACCCGGGCACACTCCTCAGAGAACAGTGA
- a CDS encoding S-(hydroxymethyl)mycothiol dehydrogenase — translation MAYEVSGVVARAQGEPVTVEKVLVPDPGPGEAIVSVRACGVCHTDLHYREGGINDEFPFLLGHEAAGVVERVGAGVTAIEPGDFVILNWRAVCGVCRACRRGRPWYCFDTHNAAQPMTLADGTELSPALGIGAFVEKTLVHSGQCTKVSPAAEPAVAGLLGCGVMAGIGAAINTGQVGRGDTVAVIGCGGVGDAAIAGARLAGAGTIIAVDTDARKLEWARSFGATHTIHARDRGEDEIVAEVREHTAGFGADVVIDAVGRPETWRQAFYARDLAGTVVLVGVPTPDMRLADLPFIDFFARGGSLKSSWYGDCLPSRDFPMLIEAYLQGRLPLERFVTERIPLNGVEKAFERMHRGEVLRSVVVFD, via the coding sequence ATGGCGTACGAGGTATCGGGCGTCGTCGCCCGCGCGCAGGGTGAGCCGGTCACCGTGGAGAAGGTGCTGGTGCCCGACCCGGGCCCGGGCGAGGCGATCGTGTCGGTGCGGGCCTGCGGGGTCTGCCACACCGACCTGCACTACCGCGAAGGCGGGATCAACGACGAGTTCCCCTTCCTGCTCGGGCACGAGGCCGCGGGCGTCGTGGAGCGGGTGGGTGCCGGGGTCACCGCGATCGAACCCGGCGACTTCGTGATCCTGAACTGGCGGGCCGTCTGCGGGGTCTGCCGGGCATGCAGGCGGGGCAGGCCGTGGTACTGCTTCGACACGCACAACGCCGCGCAGCCGATGACCCTCGCCGACGGCACCGAGCTCAGCCCGGCACTCGGTATCGGGGCCTTCGTCGAGAAGACTCTCGTGCACAGCGGGCAGTGCACCAAGGTCAGTCCCGCGGCGGAGCCCGCCGTGGCCGGGCTGCTCGGCTGCGGGGTGATGGCCGGGATCGGCGCCGCGATCAACACCGGCCAGGTGGGCCGGGGCGACACCGTCGCGGTGATCGGCTGCGGCGGGGTCGGCGACGCGGCCATCGCCGGCGCGCGGCTGGCCGGCGCGGGCACGATCATCGCGGTGGACACCGACGCCAGGAAGCTGGAGTGGGCGCGGAGTTTCGGCGCCACGCACACCATCCACGCGCGGGACCGCGGCGAGGACGAGATCGTCGCGGAGGTCAGGGAGCACACCGCCGGATTCGGCGCCGACGTGGTGATCGACGCGGTCGGCAGGCCGGAGACCTGGCGTCAGGCCTTCTACGCCCGTGACCTCGCCGGCACGGTGGTGCTGGTCGGGGTGCCGACACCGGACATGCGGCTGGCCGACCTGCCGTTCATCGACTTCTTCGCGCGCGGCGGTTCGCTCAAGTCGTCCTGGTACGGCGACTGCCTGCCCTCGCGGGACTTCCCCATGCTGATCGAGGCCTACCTGCAGGGCAGGCTCCCGCTGGAGCGGTTCGTCACCGAGCGGATCCCGCTGAACGGCGTGGAAAAGGCCTTCGAACGGATGCACCGGGGCGAGGTGCTGCGCAGCGTGGTGGTGTTCGACTGA
- a CDS encoding TIGR03767 family metallophosphoesterase, whose translation MPELTRRGFVAVAGASGLGLLLATPTARAVDRALRETTRRTVNPAGTTLEAVAVPVTRGPRYTRLTEGPGWPLVVRADLVAATSGRDERRTALASFVQFTDMHITDSECPARFEYLHPFVGSAHRPQETLGPVSAASLVRRVNAVANGPFTGRPFDFMMTTGDNTDNHEHIELSWFLGILNGGTITPTSGDPRRYEGVQDSGSAHYWNPGTRLDDDYTAKGFPRLPGLLDAAIGRFDSPGLDIPWYCTFGNHDNTPVGTLPANIPGIEYWYTGGHKIIGKDESTSRKLADAMRKPGATVPATELFGNSGLIREVTPDERRAPYSTAEFVRAHLDPANTGAGPVGHGFTDGNADGRDVYYTFRIAEGVTGISLDTTTLGGFADGSIGLGQFLWVERTLRAGSSAYYDVWGSKVTQDVSDELFILFSHHTSDSMGNPLPDSRHPLEPRLNGETFVGLLNRFPNVLAWVNGHQHLNKITPHPGSTPARGFWEINTASHIDFPQQARVIEVADNADGTLSLFTTLVEAEGPYAADYDDTTPPALASLYRELSYNDLHADRTREGAGPDRNTELLLVDPLA comes from the coding sequence GTGCCCGAACTGACCAGACGTGGGTTCGTCGCCGTTGCCGGAGCCTCCGGTCTCGGGCTGCTGCTGGCCACCCCGACCGCCCGGGCCGTGGACAGGGCACTGCGGGAGACCACCCGGCGCACCGTGAACCCGGCCGGGACCACGCTGGAGGCGGTGGCCGTGCCGGTGACCCGGGGTCCCCGGTACACGCGACTCACCGAAGGACCCGGCTGGCCCCTGGTCGTACGGGCGGACCTGGTCGCGGCCACCAGCGGGCGGGACGAGCGGCGCACCGCGCTGGCCTCGTTCGTCCAGTTCACCGACATGCACATCACCGACTCCGAGTGCCCGGCCCGGTTCGAGTACCTGCACCCTTTCGTCGGGTCCGCGCACCGTCCACAGGAGACGCTCGGCCCCGTGTCCGCGGCTTCGCTCGTGCGCAGGGTGAACGCCGTGGCGAACGGCCCGTTCACCGGCAGGCCGTTCGACTTCATGATGACCACGGGGGACAACACCGACAACCACGAGCACATCGAGCTGTCCTGGTTCCTCGGCATCCTCAACGGCGGCACCATCACCCCCACCAGCGGCGACCCGCGGCGCTACGAGGGCGTGCAGGACTCCGGTTCGGCGCACTACTGGAACCCCGGCACCCGGCTGGACGACGACTACACCGCCAAGGGCTTCCCGCGGCTACCCGGCCTGCTGGACGCGGCGATCGGGCGGTTCGACTCACCCGGCCTGGACATCCCGTGGTATTGCACATTCGGCAACCACGACAACACCCCGGTCGGCACGCTGCCCGCGAACATCCCCGGCATCGAGTACTGGTACACCGGCGGGCACAAGATCATCGGCAAGGACGAGAGCACCAGCCGCAAGCTCGCCGACGCCATGCGCAAGCCCGGCGCGACCGTGCCGGCCACCGAACTGTTCGGCAACTCCGGCCTGATCCGCGAGGTCACCCCGGACGAGCGGCGCGCGCCGTACAGCACCGCGGAGTTCGTGCGGGCCCACCTCGACCCGGCCAACACCGGGGCCGGCCCGGTCGGCCACGGCTTCACCGACGGCAACGCCGACGGCCGCGATGTCTACTACACCTTCCGCATCGCCGAGGGTGTCACCGGGATCAGCCTGGACACCACGACCCTGGGTGGCTTCGCCGACGGCTCGATCGGGCTCGGCCAGTTCCTCTGGGTCGAGCGCACGCTGCGTGCGGGCAGCTCCGCCTACTACGACGTCTGGGGCAGCAAGGTCACCCAGGACGTGAGCGACGAGCTGTTCATCCTGTTCAGCCACCACACCAGCGACTCGATGGGCAACCCGCTGCCCGACTCGCGGCACCCGCTGGAGCCACGGCTGAACGGCGAGACGTTCGTCGGGCTGCTCAACCGGTTCCCGAACGTGCTGGCCTGGGTGAACGGCCACCAGCACCTGAACAAGATCACGCCCCACCCCGGTAGCACGCCCGCGCGGGGGTTCTGGGAGATCAACACCGCCTCGCACATCGACTTCCCGCAGCAGGCCCGCGTGATCGAGGTGGCCGACAACGCCGACGGCACGCTGTCGCTGTTCACCACCCTGGTCGAGGCCGAGGGGCCGTACGCAGCCGACTACGACGACACCACACCCCCCGCGCTGGCCTCGCTGTACCGCGAGCTGTCCTACAACGACCTGCACGCCGACCGCACCCGCGAGGGCGCGGGCCCCGATCGCAACACCGAGCTGCTGCTGGTCGACCCGCTGGCCTGA
- a CDS encoding C39 family peptidase, translating into MRGRLATVILAIAVTATMAAPNAAAEPGGEAIDYQEWNSARDFALGTAEGVVPGPWGLRISRPVGTIERTEPDLGTTRSYEYGRWTTPRYRHGFDATELVASWNARTPDSTWLQIEARGRTAAGTDTAWYVLGQWAHGDGDIQRTTVAGQRDEHASVSVDTLVTRSGVTLRSYQLRVTLYREAGSWASPLVRGVGAMASHVPDRFEVPTSEPGPARGIELPVPRHAQNLHRGNYPEYGGGGQNWCSPTSTQMVVEYWGRGPSRRELSWIPPDYVDPTVAHAARFTYDYSYEGTGNWPFNTAYAAHHGLRGHVTRLHSLAELEGYIARGIPVITSQSFLESELDGAGYGTAGHIMVVVGFTEHGDVIVNDPASNSNEAVRNVYPRAQFETIWQRTKRYDAEGNVAGGPGGIAYVIRP; encoded by the coding sequence ATGCGCGGACGTCTCGCCACCGTGATCCTGGCCATTGCCGTGACCGCCACGATGGCGGCGCCGAATGCCGCGGCGGAGCCCGGCGGCGAGGCCATCGACTACCAGGAATGGAACAGCGCGCGGGACTTCGCCCTGGGCACCGCGGAAGGCGTCGTACCGGGCCCGTGGGGGCTGCGGATCAGCAGGCCGGTCGGCACGATCGAGCGCACGGAACCGGACCTGGGCACCACCCGCAGCTACGAGTACGGCCGGTGGACCACGCCGCGGTACCGGCACGGCTTCGACGCCACCGAGTTGGTCGCGTCCTGGAACGCGCGTACCCCGGACTCCACCTGGCTGCAGATCGAGGCACGCGGCCGCACCGCCGCCGGTACGGACACCGCGTGGTACGTGCTCGGCCAGTGGGCACACGGGGACGGCGACATCCAGCGCACCACCGTCGCCGGCCAGCGGGACGAGCACGCCTCGGTCAGCGTGGACACCCTGGTCACCCGGTCCGGCGTGACGCTGCGCTCGTACCAGCTGCGGGTAACCCTGTACCGCGAGGCGGGCAGCTGGGCGTCCCCGCTGGTGCGCGGCGTCGGGGCGATGGCCTCGCACGTTCCGGACCGGTTCGAGGTGCCGACCTCCGAACCGGGCCCGGCCCGCGGGATCGAGCTGCCGGTGCCGCGGCACGCGCAGAACCTGCACAGGGGGAACTACCCGGAGTACGGCGGTGGCGGCCAGAACTGGTGCAGCCCGACCTCCACGCAGATGGTGGTGGAGTACTGGGGGCGCGGGCCGAGCAGGCGAGAGCTGTCCTGGATCCCGCCGGACTACGTGGACCCGACGGTCGCGCACGCCGCCCGGTTCACCTACGACTACTCCTACGAGGGAACCGGGAACTGGCCGTTCAACACCGCCTACGCGGCGCACCACGGGCTGCGCGGGCACGTCACCCGGCTGCACTCGCTTGCCGAGCTCGAGGGCTACATCGCGCGCGGCATCCCGGTGATCACCTCGCAGTCCTTCCTGGAGAGTGAGCTGGACGGCGCGGGCTACGGCACCGCGGGCCACATCATGGTGGTGGTCGGGTTCACCGAGCACGGCGACGTGATCGTGAACGACCCGGCCTCGAACAGCAACGAGGCCGTGCGCAACGTGTACCCGAGGGCGCAGTTCGAGACGATCTGGCAACGCACCAAGCGCTACGACGCCGAAGGGAACGTGGCAGGCGGCCCCGGGGGGATCGCCTACGTGATCAGGCCATAA
- a CDS encoding gamma-glutamylcyclotransferase has product MRTRGGGGRELSYADADFPADPYPGARPGGSFVHLDEIGHALGHHTGGWHLAAGDALEDWLTTRGAPGLARRRPVLAYGSNACPAKITWLRTELGLTGPVVALHAECHDLAAVWAAGLRQRDGQRPATLAALPRAVERHAVWLATEEQIRVLDVCEGRGERYHLSRLHSGTVTLEDGTVLGEPLAYTAAGPQRMPLLAGGTPVRTAEVGQAEARLLRGDPATSHGLTVTVL; this is encoded by the coding sequence GTGCGCACCCGCGGTGGTGGCGGCCGCGAACTGAGCTACGCCGACGCCGACTTCCCTGCCGACCCCTATCCGGGTGCGCGGCCGGGCGGATCCTTCGTGCATCTCGACGAGATCGGCCACGCCCTCGGCCACCACACCGGCGGCTGGCACCTCGCCGCGGGGGACGCGCTGGAGGACTGGCTGACCACCCGCGGCGCGCCGGGGCTCGCGCGGCGGCGACCGGTCCTCGCCTACGGGTCCAACGCCTGCCCCGCCAAGATCACCTGGCTGCGTACCGAACTCGGGCTCACCGGACCGGTTGTCGCGCTGCACGCGGAATGCCACGACCTGGCCGCCGTGTGGGCGGCCGGGTTGCGGCAGCGGGACGGGCAGCGGCCCGCCACCCTGGCCGCGTTGCCGCGAGCGGTCGAGCGGCACGCCGTCTGGCTGGCGACCGAGGAGCAGATCCGGGTGCTCGACGTGTGCGAGGGACGGGGTGAGCGCTACCACCTCAGCCGGCTGCACAGTGGCACGGTCACCCTCGAGGACGGCACCGTGCTCGGCGAGCCGCTGGCCTACACCGCGGCCGGGCCGCAGCGGATGCCGTTACTCGCCGGCGGCACCCCGGTACGGACCGCGGAAGTCGGCCAGGCCGAGGCGCGCCTGTTACGGGGCGACCCGGCCACCTCACACGGGTTGACCGTCACTGTTCTCTGA